tttaaaacAAAGATGAAACAGCTCTCTTGTTCCATAACTGATTGAGTGAATTCCAATGAAAATCTATGTTTATAAGAAATTATCGAATAGTCCTTATGACTATAAATTACCTAAGTTTTAGAATGTCTTGTTTAAGAGACTCagtattttttgttttgattaGAATTCCTTTCCTTTATGGAATACAATACAATATCATTCTGAGCTTAATTAACTATTTGAATTTTCCCTTCTTTTTATCCCCCCGGGGGATAGGCTTCCATACCATATATCTATATATGGAGTATACTTGATATATAAATAGATATAAATGGGAAACCCTTCTATATATTCTATATTATTAAAACAAAGTATAAAATATATACAGAAAAAATGTttaaaaattcttgtcttatccGCATTAGACAAAATGAAGTAAAAAATAAttcacaatttcagtatcttTCAGTATCTAAGTATAAATACtaataaaaacaagaaagaagGATTGATTTGCAGCAATAGATGTCTTTCACATACAACTAGAAAAAAGTAATTTCCTTTTTGAATGGCAGTTCCAAAAAAACGTACTTCAATGTCAAAAAAGCGTATTCGTAAAAATATTTGGAAGAAAAAGACTTATTTTTCCATAGTACAATCTTATTCTTTAGTAAAATCAAGATCATTTTCCAGTGGTAATGAGCATCCAAAACCAAAGGGTTTTTCTGggcaacaaacaaacaaataatAAGATTTTGGAATAATATGAATTGATTTTTCAAAAAAGAATTCCAATTATTTAATAATTTGGATTCTTCTTTGAATGTACTTTTATGTGTCGAATTACTTCGGTACAATATTCTTATAACAAACCCCTCTTATATATACAATAAAAAAAAGTTTTGTTTGGTATACTGTGTGCTAAGTATTCTTTTCCTATCAATGAACTTTTCATAATTTTCATAATAGAATGCTCATATTTTATTATGAAAATTATGAAAAGTGGAGTATTCTTACAATAGGACTTACAACTTCCACCTATCTTATCCAAAATCATAAGGTTAGTAAATCTTATTAATAAGAGCATAAAGACTTTCATTCTAGAAATTTTTCAAAAATCCAAAAAGCCTTTTCTATTTATCCATTTTAATTTCATCATTAAATAGAAACCCTTTTGGATTTTTTTCATTGTATTGAAAGAATTTTCAAAATTTAAACGATAAATTAATTAGAAAAAATTAGTTCTATATCTATAATTGCAAGTTAGAAAAAAGAAGTTCCAACTCTTTCAACCAGTGTTTCTATTGGGCAAAGCAAGAGTTTATTGTAAAAAAAAAATGGAAACGatactaccaaacgaagtccatttTAATGAAAACTCTAATGTTCCTAAATTTTATGGACTTTCCCAATATCGACGATTCCCGAGATAATAGCTATTATTCTTTTAAGTTACCTATTATTTGAAGTTAGCCGCCATGGTGAAATTGGTAGACACGCTGCTCTTAGGAAGCAGTGCTCAAGCATCTCGGTTCGAATCCGAGTGGCGGCATTCTTGAAAAGGAATACAATAGATTAGAAATCAATTCGAAATTTACAATTTTGTAATGGGACCTTCCCCTTATGCTATTTGCAACTTTAGAACATATACTAACTCATATCTCTTTCTCAACGATTTCAATTGTGATTACGATTCATTTGATAACCTTATTAGTTCGTGAACTTGGGAGATTACGTGATTCGTCAGAAAAAGGAATGATAGTTACTTTTTTCTCTATAACAGGATTCTTAGTTTCTCGTTGGGTTTCTTCGGGACATTTtccattaagtaatttatatgagTCATTGATCTTCCTTTCATGGGCTCTGTATATTCTTCATACCATTCCTAAAATACAGAACTCTAAAAATGATTTAAGCACAATAACTACGCCAAGTACTATTTTAACGCAAGGCTTTGCCACGTCGGGTCTTTTAACTGAAATGCATCAATCCACGATACTAGTACCTGCTCTACAATCTCAGTGGTTAATGATGCATGTCAGTATGATGTTATTAAGTTATGCAACTCTTTTGTGCGGATCCTTATTATCTGCCGCTATTCTAATCATTAGATTTCGAAataatttccatttcttttctaaaaagaaaaaaaatgttttaaataaaacattttTCTTTAGTGAGATTGCATTTTTTTATGCAAAAAGAAGTGCTTTAAAAAGCGCCCCTGTCCCTTCATTTCCAAATTATTACAAATATCAATTAACGGAGCGTTTGGATTCTTGGAGTTATCGTATCATTAGCCTAGGATTTACCCTTTTAACCATAGGTATTCTTTGTGGAGCAGTATGGGCTAATGAGGCCTGGGGATCCTATTGGAATTGGGATCCTAAGGAAACTTGGGCATTTATTACTTGGACCATATTCGCAATTTATTTACATAGTAGAACAAATCCAAATTGGAAGGGTACGAATTCTGCACTTATAGCTTCGATAGGATTTCTTATAATTTGGATTTGTTATTTTGGTATCAATCTATTAGGAATAGGTTTACATAGTTATGGTTCGTTTACATTAACACCTAAATGATTACATAAAAAAAAACGTTCATGAAATGAACGTTtttacttttatattttatttgagAACCCCTTGAGCGCCTTCTCAAAGGGTTCTCAAAAATTCGAGATAGATCTAATTATACTTTTTTACTTATTTCTGCATTAATAGAGCAGACTAGTAAAAAAAACCAAACCTATTTAGGATAATAATTGGATAAGAGAGCCTCTACCCTGTCAACGGATAGGGAGAGAACAAAATCTGGATAAATACCAATTCCTATTACTGGTAAAAAGATACAGATTAAAATAAAGAGTTCTCGTGGTCCAGAATCCACAAAATTTGCGTTTGGAACATTAAATAGCTTGTATCCATAGAACATCTGGCGTAACATAGATAATAAATAAATAGGAGTTAATATCATTCCAATTGCCATTACAAAAGTAATTAGTGCTTTTGGCATTAACAAAAATTTTGGACTAGTAATTAGTCCAAAAAATACTACTAATTCTGCGACAAAACCACTCATTCCTGGTAAGGCAAGAGAAGCCATTGAAAAGCTACTAAACATGGTAAAAATTTTAGGCATTGGGATAGATATTCCTCCCAGTTCTTCGAGATAAACAAGACGCATTCTATCAGAAGCGGTTCCTGCCAAGAAAAAAAGTGTAGCACCAATAAATCCATGGGATAATATTTGTAAAATAGCTCCATTGAGTCCAATGTTGGTTATGGAACCAATTCCTATAATTATGAAACCCATGTGAGATACAGAGGAATAAGCTATTCTTTTTTTGAAATTTCGTTGACCAAGAGAAGTTGAAGCTGCATAGATTATTTGGATAGCTCCTATTATTACTAACCAGGGCGAAAATAGATAATGAGCATGAGGTAACAATTCCATGTTGATCCGAATCAATCCATATGCTCCCATCTTTAATAATATTCCCGCTAAAAGCATACATGTACTATAATGTGCTTCCCCATGGGTATCTGGTAACCACGTATGTAGGGGTATAATCGGCAATTTGACAGCATAAGCAATAAGGAAGCCAAAATataaaagtatttccaaggttgcggGGTATGATTGATTAATTAATCTTTCCAAATCTAATCCTGGTTCGTTGGAACCGTATAAGCCCATACCCAGAACTCCGATTAAGAAAAAAATAGAACCGCCTGCAGTATACAAAATAAACTTTGTAGCTGAATATAGACGCCTCTTTCCCCCCCACATGGATAAAAGTAAGTAAACAGGAATTAATTCTAACTCCCACATGATAAAAAAAAGTAAAAGGTCTCGCGAAGAAAATAATCCTATTTGACCACTATACATTGCGAGCATCAGGAAATAGAATAATCGCGAATTCCGTGTAATTGGCCAAGCTGCTAAAGTAGCTAAAGTAGTGATAAATCCTGTCAATAAAATGGATCCTAATGAAAGTCCATCGATTCCCAATCTCCAATGGAAATCGAAGACATCTATCCATTTATAATCCTCCTTTAATTGAATTAAGGGATCCTCCAGTTGGAAATGATAACAGAACGCATAAGTCATTAGAAGGAATTCTAATAAACAAATAGATATAGTATACCACCTAACGATTTTGTTTCCCTTATGAGGTAAAAAGAAAATTAATGAACCGGCAAATATCGGCAAAACAACAAGTATTGTTAACCAAGGAAAATAACTCATGATAAAGTGATAAAGACAAGATACGTTTTGACCAGAAAAGCCCGTGCTCGATTATTTCGAGCACAGGCTTCTTCGGTAAAGAGGAATCAGACGATTCAAATgaagttttttgtttttgtaacgTATCAATAAGATAGAGCCATGCTACGGGTTGTTTCAGGCCCTAAATAAACGCGGACACTTAAAAAATCTGTCGGGCAGGCAGATTCACATCTCTTACAACCCACACAATCTTCGGTTCTCGGCGCGGAAGCAATTTGCTTGGCTTTACATCCATCCCAGGGTATCATTTCTAATACATCTGTTGGACAAGCTCGTACACATTGAGTGCATCCTATACATGTATCATAAATTTTTACGGAATGTGACATTGGATCTATAAATTTTTCTTTTCAACATAAAATTTTTCGATCTGGTAAAAAGAAAATTAGTACTATATGAGTCATATGTATTGTAGACACCAGACGAAGCAATGGTTTATCCAAACTTcaaaattaaaaatctattttttaatCCGTTTGTGAGAAAGCGTGAAAAGAGCCAAGAGACTTGAATTTTGGACTTCAACAATAAGAAAGAATTTTACAAATTGTACAGACGATTTCGAATTAGCCAATTTATTTTATTGGCTATCGTCTTTTCAATATAAATTATTGCAATTTGAATATTGCAATATCAATGAATTACAAATACAAAAATTCATTTAAGTGAAAAAGAATACTATGCAATAACCTACTTACTAAAAAAAAAAGGATATTCTCAAATAATACTAAGAAAATAGTATGGATTTCTATATTATTTTAATATGTGCGCCTTTGTTTAGAGGATTTTATGTCTAATTATTAAAAAGTCTAATTATTCAATAAATTAGATTGATTGATACGAGTGGATTTCCTATTACGATGGATGGAAGAAAGAATGGATAGTCCAATAGCGGCTTCAGCAGCGGCAAGGGCTATAACAAAAATGGCGAAAATATCTCCTTTTAATTGGCGACTATCAAATAGATCAGAAAATGTTACGAGATTTAGATTAATTGAATTCAGTATAAGTTCAAGACATATTAGAGCTCTAACCATGTTTCGGCTTGTGATCAATCCATAGATACCAATCGAAAATAAATAGACACTCAAAAAAAGTACATGCTCAAACATCATTAACTAACTCCTTATCAATCTCGATTCATTTCAATATGAGGGCAAAGAATTGAACCGATTCAATTAATTACAATAGAACAATTACAcaacaaaagagaaaagaaaggagGTATTTGTTGGCAGTAGATGGGTTTTACTAAATCAAAATTGTGATTCTTTAGTTATTTATTTTAGATTTGCAATTCTTATAATTTTTACTTTTTCTAAGTTTTCTTATTGCCGAGCCATAGTAATTGCACCTATTAAAGAAACTAGAAGAATTATGGAAATGAGTTCAAACGGAAGATAAAAATCGGTTGCTAAATGAATTCCAATTTGTtgaacattatttatgagacccTGTTCTACTATTTGGTTTGATCTTGTAGTCCAAAGAATTCCATACCATGACGTATCTGGGATAGTAGTCATTAGTGAAAAAACAAAAGTTATACAAACGAGTGAAGTGAACCCATCTCCAATAGTCCAATAATTCTTATCTTTAGACCATTCTGAGCCATTTACGAACATTACAGCGAATATGATCAAGACATTTATGGCTCCCACATAAATAAGAAGTTGTGCGACAGCTACAAAGTaggaatttaataaaaaatagaatAAGGATATACAAACAAGAACTAATCCCAGCGAAAAGGCAGAATAAATGGGGTTGGTAAGTAATACTACTCCTAGACCCCCTAGTAGAAGAATAAATCCCCCAAATAGCATAAGAATCTCATGTATTGGTCCAGGTAAATCCATTATGGATAAAAAGAAATTAATAGTATAAAATTTTTCATGAACTGACTAAAACTAAAGGATTCGAGGAAGGAAAAAGGGATTAGGGTATTTTTTGTGTATAAACTGTATAGTTATAAACTATATTATATCATCAAAATCTAGTCTGATTTAAAATAAGAAAAAATTTCCAATAAGCAGTAGTTATTCGTTTTTCTTTATAGTTTAATAAAGAATTAGTAGATTTTTATAACAAAAAGACAAAATCAAAGTTTAGTAATCAGTAATCGTTCTTGAATTCGAAGATTTTTCTTCGTTTATTTTACTTTCAGACGAATTCCTAATTGTTTGAATTGTGTAATCTCCCATTATGGAGATTGGTAACCGACTTAAAGCAATTTGATTGTAATTCAATTCATGACGATCATAGGTAGAAAGTTCATATTCTTCAGTCATTGATAAACAGCTTGTTGGACAGTACTCAACACAATTGCCACAAAATATACAAACTCCGAAATCAATACTATAATTAAgcaattgttttctttttatatCCTTTTCAAATCTCCAATCCACAACGGGTAGATCTATCGGACATACGCGAACACATACTTCACAAGCAATACATTTATCAAATTCAAAGTGGATTCGCCCTCGGAAACGCTCTGGTGTAATTGATTTTTCATAAGGGTAGTGAATCGTTATAGGTAAACGATTTGTGTGGGATAAGGTAGTTATGAAACTTTGACCTATGTACCTTGTAGCACGTATTGTTTGTTGACCATAACTCATGAACCCAGTTACCATAGGGAACATATTCATTCTAAATATCTATGAAAAAGATATGTTTCTTTCTCTTGTTTGGGAGAGCTTTTGTGTTGAAAATATTCTTACTATCTATTATTGTATTATCTTATTTATAGTGAAACAAGTTGAGAAGAGGTTGTTAATAATAGATTGCCCAGGGAAATAGGTAAAAGAAATTTCCATCCAAGATTTAATAACTGATCCATTCTCATCCTTGGTAAAGTCCATCTTATTGTGATAGAAATGAAGAGAAATAAATAAGCTTTAGTTAATGTAATAAATATACCCATTGTCATTTCCAAAATTCCAACTGCTTTATTCATTTGGAAAAAATCAAAAAAGGATATATAGGGAATAGAGAAATTCCACCCGCCCAAGTAGAGAACTGTTACAAATAAAGAAGAAACTAATAAATTTAGGTAAGAAACAAGATAAAATAAACCATATTTGATACCGGAATATTCAGTTTGGTAACCTGCTACTAATTCTTCCTCTGCTTCTGGTAAATCAAAGGGTAATCTTTCACATTCTGCCAAAGAAGAAATTAAAAAAACCAGAAAGCCTATAGGCTGACGCCAAATATTCCATCCAAAAAAACCATATTTTGACTGTGCTTCAACTATATCAACTGTACTTGAACTGTTAGATAATCATAGTCGATGATAACATCACAGTTCCCACCGCTATTTCAAAACCGTACATGAAACCTTAGCTTCATACGGCTTCTCTATGATCAGAAAAAGGAAAGGACTGTTTTGTTCTGTTCCTAGCCCCTGGGGCATAGATAGAATTAGGTAAAATAAAATAGATTTGAAAGTCCTAAATTAGACCAAAGGAATTCCGTCTGCTAGAATAAGAAAAAGCGCTTCTGAATTGATCTCATCCTTTATAATATATTCCAAATTTTTCTTTGTTCAGTAATAACTTAATCTTGGAATAAAACACTTGGTACTTGTTTTGTTATAGGAATTCAATTAATAAATGGAAAGAGTGGAGTATTAGTTCATGAGCAATTCTGCATGAATAGAGGAAGGAAATAATGCAAATTTTTTCTAGTGCACTCCATATCTTTTTTACTATTCTTCTTTCCCCCGGGAAGggggtatttaaaaagaaaaaatggaTAAAGGGTTAATTCGTTCTTGATAGCCATTTCCTTAACAAGTGAATGGGAACATACTCTGGATCGGAATCCGAAGAAAGTACTACTTGATAATTTCTACAAATTGCAAGTCCTTATTATGATTCCTTTTACGGGAAAAAATCTCTAATGTTTTAGATTTTCCATTACTAATCCTTTATGTACTTTAGTGTTCCTAACCCTTCACTAACTTTTGGTGGATTCTTCTTATGAATTTTTAAGTTATAGTAATAACTAGGAGTATTCTAATAATGGAATTCCATATTGTGAATCCTTTATTCTTGCCCGCTTCAAGATATGATGAGTAATTAAAAAATATCAACCTTGGGATAAAGAGTTTACACTCTTTATGTTTACTTCCACTTTTTTCTTGTACGTAGAAAatgagatttttttctttttactaCAAATTTAGAAGCTGTTTTATTTCACTCATATAGCTATCTAGTTTAACTTACCAACCCAAATACTAAATAAGAAAAGGAATATAAATAGTTAATGGATTTTATAGGAAAAAGATCCTATTTTAACGAATCACACGTAGAGATATTGCTAGCACACAAAAAGTTAATGGTATTTCATAACTAATGGATTGAGCAGCAGCTCGTAGACCGCCTGAAAAAGAATATTTATTATTTGAGCTATATCCTGCCATAAGAAGACCAATAGGAGCTATACTTGAAATGGCAATCCATAAAAAAACACCAATACTAAGATCGGCTAAAACAAAATGATATCCCAAAGGGATAACTAAAAAACTTAATAAAACTGATATGACTGCTATAGAAGGTCCAATGCTAAATAAAGAAATATCTCCTCGCGATGGCAGAATATCTTCTTTAAAAAGTAGTTTAGTCCCATCTGCTATAGCTTGAAGCAGGCCCAGGGGGCCAGCATATTCAGGACCAATACGTTGTTGTATCGACGCAGATATTTCTCTTTCTAACCACACAATTACGAGTACCTCTATTGTAATTCCTAAAAGGAGGGTCAAAATGGGTAGAATCGATATCAGTCCATAGACTTCTTTTAATAATTCCGATTTCGAAAAAGAATTGATAGTTTCTACCTCTACCCTATCTATTATCATTTCAACGATCAACTTCCCCCATAATGATATCTATACTACCTAATATCGTCATGATATCAgccaatttcatttttttaactagtTGAGGAAGAATTTGCAAATTAATAAAACCGGGTGGACGGATTTTCCATCTCCAGGGAAAAAGGCTATCATCTCCTACTAGATAAATCCCTAATTCACCTTTTGGGGCTTCCACTCTTACATAAAGCTCTTGCCTTGACAATTCAAAATTGGGGGAAGGTTTTTTACCAAGAAATTTATACTCAAAATCATTCCATTCAGAATTCTTTTCTTTCTTAAAGCGTCGGACTTCTAAATTCTCATAAGGTCCTCCAGGAATTTTTTCTATAGCTTGTTGAATTATTTTGATGGATTCGCTCATTTCACCAACTCGTACTAAATAGCGAGCTAATGAATCGCCTTCTTTTTGCCATTGGACTTTCCAATCAAATTGGTTGTAAGACTCATAAGGATCCACTTTACGAAGATCCCATTGTATTCCAGAAGCTCGTAACATAGGTCCCGATAAGCCCCAATTTACTGCTTCTTCTCCGCTAATAAAACCTACTCCTTCAACTCGCTCTAAAAAAATGGGATTCTGTGTAATAAGTTGTTGATATTCAACAACTCCGCGTAAAAAATAATCACAGAAATCTAAACATTTATCGATCCATCCATAAGGTAGATCGGCGGCTACTCCTCCGATGCGGAAGTAATTGTGCATCATTCGCATACCTGTAGCAGCTTCAAATAGATCATATATTaattctctctctctaaaaatgtAGAAAAAAGGAGTCTGTGCGCCGAGATCCGCCATAAAAGGTCCAAGCCATAGCAAGTGAGAAGCTATACGGCTTAACTCTAACATAATTACCCTAATATAGCTGGCTCTTTGTGGTATTTGAATATTCTCCAAGAATTCTGGTGCATTTACTGTTATTGCTTCTGTAAACATAGTAGCTAAATAATCCCACCTTGTTACATAAGGTAAGTATTGTATAATCGTTCGGTTTTCCGCGATTTTTTCCATTCCTCTGTGTAAATACCCTAATATGGGTTCACAATCAATAACATCCTCACCATCAAGAGTAACGATCAGTCGAAGAACACCATGCATTGATGGGTGTTGAGGGCCCATATTGACTATCATGAGATCTTTTTTTGTAAGCGGTAGACTCATATCCTTTCTTCCTTAATTCATTATTCCATGAAAATGGATTATTCCATGAATTCCTCAAAGTGAGGCTCATCAAAATGAAAAATCTAAGACTACTATAAAGACtactaaaaaaataataaaacaagaaaaaaatttgAAGGATTAAATTACTGCTCCCGAATATTCAACTGACCGATTAATTTCTTATAACGTACTCTATTTTTCTTTGCCAAATAAGCCAGCAAACGTCGACGTTTTCCCAAAAGTCTTCGTAGACCTCTTTCCGATGAAAAATCTTTTTTGTGTAATTCCAAATGTGAAGCAAGTCTCCGTATCTTATTGGTGAAACTGAATACTTGAAATTCAACAGAACccctgttttcttctttttcttctttaaccATAAATCCTAAAATTTTTCTACCTCCTTTctttttcatgtatttttctgatcaggaaaaataaaaaattatgtcaGTTATTTTGAAGTTATTCTAATCTCGTACACACACAAATTTGCAATTATTCATCTACTACTGgaatttggattttttttatcgATGCAAATTGGATTTGGATAGAAGGGTACATTCTTTCTACTATTTTAGATAGAAGAAATGTTTCTTCTATCTAAATATAGTAGAAAGAATTTTGCTGATTTATTTATTGCTATATGCAATTTATGGAATTGATACACCATTTAATTGATATCATTTAGCAAAATGAAACACAGCATAGGCATCCATCTTTTGGCTCGAGAATTTCACGGGATAGAGATATGGTATAAGAAATAGACTATTAAGTAACTCTAAATGAATTGTGGATACATCTGTATCCTTAACATACTGAAACGATTGCCATTATTCGTATCAAACCAATAGCGATTCATACAAGCTAAATCTTCTAATCAATGGTGGGCCAATAATGAATTTTTTTGCATATGTAttaagacgcttggcctgatttcgaAATTGTCCAgagttttatatgttgttttcattGCAAAATGATGGGTCTCCTTCCATAACTTTCCAATTACGAGTACGAGAATTGAAAGACATAAATATTCTAAATTCTCTACGGCGTCTAGTAGATAGATAGAATATTTTCAGGAACAAGAAAATCAGAAGAATCTTTCTCTCTATTCACTATCATTCCGCGTCTTCGACTTCTAttagtttcttttcttctttaatgCAATAGCTATAGTTTGATATAAGAATCCATTTCTCAAAGTAATGGAAACCATTCTCTTATAGGAAATGGTTCGAAAATCGCTATTCCACCTTTTAGGTATCGTGAAAAGTGATACCTGTGAAGATCGTGCATTTCAGTCAAATTCAGATCCGTTTTTCGAGTCCATGATATAATATAACCAAATTGGATAGATCTTCCACCTGTTTAGCTAAGAAAGAATAGATACAGAGGTGGATAATAGATCGATATGAAGATCATGAGCTGCCCCATAATGAAACCGCCAGTAGTCGCAAATATCTCCTTCTTCCCTAATCCAAGATTGGAGAAAGAAGATCTAAGAGGGACCTATGGAGAATGTAGTCAGAAATCCATAATAGAGTCTGACCACAACGACCGAATTAATTATCCTCATCGAGAAACTTAGACTACTAAATAGAAAAGATTTGAAAATCATGGCATgggtctcctttttttctttctttagagTTTTCTATATGCACAATTTCTCGATGTTTCGATGAGAATTTCTTGACTTTCCATATATAGAAAGAGATAGACTATAAATGACATCTCTTATGTCAATAAGACCAAAGGGATGGATATTAAATGATAGGAAGTGCTAGGAAGTGAAATAGAATGAAATAGAGCCACTTTGGGCTTCCCTATGAAATGAGGCATGGAACGGAGCCACTACGAAGAAATTATGGGAGTTACGAAAGAAGCTTCGGACTCATATTGTTCATGGGTTGAGAGCGGGAGTTGAACTCTAGGAGGTCGAATCCCCCCTTGTTCCTCAGTAGCTCAGTGGTAGAGCGGTCGGCTGTTAACTGACTGGTCGTAGGTTCGAATCCTACTTGGGGAGATTTTATTCATTCTTTAATGTAAGAATTTTAATGTAAGAATAAAGAATTGAATTAAAGGGCTTGCTTTGACCCTTAGGAGTAGGTAACCCGTTCGCTATCCTTGTTTCTATTTCTATTGCATTCTATCTCATCGTATCACATTCTGTTCTACGATTCCACTTCGACAAAAGGAAAGAGCATACCTAAGTTCAATAGCTTTACGTCCGCTATCCCGATCATGATTTTCCTACCCTCAGGGGGAAAGTAaaggcccttccccctttggaagGCTGTGGGcgaggagggattcgaacccccgaCACCGTGGTTCGTAGCCACGTGCTCTAATCCTCTGAGCTACAGGCCCAGCTGTCTCCACTGGATCTCTTCCCGGGGGTACCCCTTCATTTCAGGTTAAGAAGATGGGAAAGCGCCTTTCTCTCTATAAGAACAGTGCGTTCCGAGgtgtgaagtgggagagaggggatgtGATGATTGAGGTTTTGAATAAGACGATCTTTGCATTTTAGATTTGGATCTTTTTCTTATTTCAAAATAGTGAAAAAGTCAAATAAGAGGTGTTAAGCTTTTTATCATTCTGGCATCGAGCTATTTTGCCGCAGGACCTCCCCTACAGTATCGTCACCGCAGTAGAGTTTAACCACCAAATTCGGGATGGATTGGTGTGGTTCCTCTACGCCTAGGACACCAGAATATCGAACCATGAACGAGGAAAGGCATGAGATAAATATTGGCTAGTAATTGTGAAGCCCCAATTCTTGACTGAAAGGGACACCAAAGGCCTCTGccctccctctctatctatccaagagatggaagggcagggcttttttttggttttttcatcttttcatcaaagAGTTGAACAATGAAGATAGATGGCAAGTGCCTGATCGATTTGATCAGGCCGTGTAGGAACAAGGTTCAAATCGTTCGTTCGTTAGGATGCCTCAGCTGCATACATCACTGCACTTCCACTTGACACCTATTTAAACGGCTCGTCTCGCCGCTACCTTATCCTATTTCCATACTTCTGTCGCTCCATCCCCGTATGGGTGGAGAACCCGTCGCTGTCTCGGCTGTGATACCGGAGGCTCTAGGGAAGTCGGAGGAGAGAGCACTCATCTTGGGGTGGGCTTACTACTTATATGCTTTCAGCAGTTATCCTCTCCGCACTTGGCTACCCAGCGTTTACCGTAGGCACGATAACTGGTACACCAGAGGTGCGTCCTTCCC
The nucleotide sequence above comes from Hordeum vulgare subsp. vulgare unplaced genomic scaffold, MorexV3_pseudomolecules_assembly, whole genome shotgun sequence. Encoded proteins:
- the LOC123422526 gene encoding NAD(P)H-quinone oxidoreductase subunit 1, chloroplastic-like, which gives rise to MSLPLTKKDLMIVNMGPQHPSMHGVLRLIVTLDGEDVIDCEPILGYLHRGMEKIAENRTIIQYLPYVTRSNSSSTVDIVEAQSKYGFFGWNIWRQPIGFLVFLISSLAECERLPFDLPEAEEELVAGYQTEYSGIKYGLFYLVSYLNLLVSSLFVTVLYLGGWNFSIPYISFFDFFQMNKAVGILEMTMGIFITLTKAYLFLFISITIRWTLPRMRMDQLLNLGWKFLLPISLGNLLLTTSSQLVSL
- the LOC123422525 gene encoding NAD(P)H-quinone oxidoreductase subunit 1, chloroplastic, which codes for MIIDRVEVETINSFSKSELLKEVYGLISILPILTLLLGITIEVLVIVWLEREISASIQQRIGPEYAGPLGLLQAIADGTKLLFKEDILPSRGDISLFSIGPSIAVISVLLSFLVIPLGYHFVLADLSIGVFLWIAISSIAPIGLLMAGYSSNNKYSFSGGLRAAAQSISYEIPLTFCVLAISLRVIR